The Doryrhamphus excisus isolate RoL2022-K1 chromosome 1, RoL_Dexc_1.0, whole genome shotgun sequence genome includes a window with the following:
- the LOC131130310 gene encoding ras-related protein Rab-3D-like isoform X2, translating into MASARDSGAGREERDAADQNFDYMFKLLLIGNSSVGKTSFLFRYTDNSFTSAFVSTVGIDFKVKTIYRNDKRIKLQIWDTAGQERYRTITTAYYRGAMGFLLVYDITSQESFLSVQDWGTQIKTYSWDNAQVVLVGNKLDLEEDRQVPTEEAERLAKELAKSKVECYHANSWSAKI; encoded by the exons ATGGCATCAGCCAGAGATTCAGGAGCAGGCCGCGAAGAGAGAGACGCAGCCGACCAAAATTTTGACTACATGTTCAAACTGCTGCTCATCGGGAACAGCAGCGTGGGGAAGACGTCCTTCTTGTTCCGCTACACGGACAACTCCTTCACGTCGGCATTTGTCAGCACAGTGGGCATCGACTTCAAAGTCAAGACCATCTACAGGAACGACAAGCGCATCAAGCTACAGATCTGG GACACTGCGGGCCAAGAGCGCTACCGCACCATCACCACAGCTTACTACAGAGGAGCCATGGGCTTCCTCCTCGTATATGACATCACAAGCCAGGAGTCTTTCCTCTCTGTGCAAGACTG GGGAACACAGATCAAGACATACTCGTGGGACAACGCCCAGGTGGTCCTGGTGGGCAATAAGTTGGACTTGGAGGAAGACAGACAGGTCCCCACTGAGGAGGCGGAGAGACTCGCGAAGGAGCTAG ccAAATCCAAAGTggaatgctaccatgctaacagttggtCGGCTAAAATATAG
- the LOC131130310 gene encoding ras-related protein Rab-3D-like isoform X1: MASARDSGAGREERDAADQNFDYMFKLLLIGNSSVGKTSFLFRYTDNSFTSAFVSTVGIDFKVKTIYRNDKRIKLQIWDTAGQERYRTITTAYYRGAMGFLLVYDITSQESFLSVQDWGTQIKTYSWDNAQVVLVGNKLDLEEDRQVPTEEAERLAKELGFQFFEASAKDNINVKQVFDKLVDVICEKMNENVNSDASPSANHKGAGLKDTPRSISGGCAC, translated from the exons ATGGCATCAGCCAGAGATTCAGGAGCAGGCCGCGAAGAGAGAGACGCAGCCGACCAAAATTTTGACTACATGTTCAAACTGCTGCTCATCGGGAACAGCAGCGTGGGGAAGACGTCCTTCTTGTTCCGCTACACGGACAACTCCTTCACGTCGGCATTTGTCAGCACAGTGGGCATCGACTTCAAAGTCAAGACCATCTACAGGAACGACAAGCGCATCAAGCTACAGATCTGG GACACTGCGGGCCAAGAGCGCTACCGCACCATCACCACAGCTTACTACAGAGGAGCCATGGGCTTCCTCCTCGTATATGACATCACAAGCCAGGAGTCTTTCCTCTCTGTGCAAGACTG GGGAACACAGATCAAGACATACTCGTGGGACAACGCCCAGGTGGTCCTGGTGGGCAATAAGTTGGACTTGGAGGAAGACAGACAGGTCCCCACTGAGGAGGCGGAGAGACTCGCGAAGGAGCTAG GCTTCCAATTCTTTGAGGCCAGCGCGAAAGACAACATCAACGTGAAGCAGGTTTTCGACAAGCTGGTGGACGTCATCTGCGAGAAGATGAACGAGAACGTCAACAGTGATGCCTCTCCATCGGCCAATCACAAGGGAGCTGGCCTGAAGGACACACCCCGCAGCATCTCGGGAGGCTGTGCATGCTGA
- the LOC131130284 gene encoding tetraspanin-1-like — MCCTGFLKLMMFIFNGTIFLAGAAILGVGIWVKVDSNSFMGILDSVEELPSEISQVANIAYLLIAVGAILLVIGFLGCCGAMRESRCMLLLFFSIVLIIFIIEVAGAVVLLVFKDVAEDLFDNLETEVRKGLRAKFGSDESLTSLWTTTMEGFQCCGYTNYTDFYSSPFYIQNNGSYPSQCCNGTDVGGMCSEAAAETAAHLQLVDGCFKKLLQLIEENALIVAVVALGIAALEIAAMVVSMVLYKDIGNKA, encoded by the exons ATGTGTTGCACAGGATTCCTCAAACTGATGATGTTCATCTTCAATGGTACCATCTTT TTAGCAGGTGCTGCCATCCTGGGCGTGGGCATTTGGGTAAAGGTGGACAGCAATTCCTTCATGGGAATACTGGATAGTGTGGAAGAACTTCCATCAGAGATATCCCAGGTGGCCAACATCGCCTACCTGCTCATTGCAGTCGGGGCCATACTGCTGGTCATCGGCTTCCTGGGATGCTGCGGCGCCATGAGGGAGAGCAGGTGCATGCTTCTGTTG TTCTTCAGTATTGTACTGATAATATTCATCATCGAGGTGGCCGGAGCCGTGGTGCTGCTCGTTTTTAAGGATGTG GCTGAAGATCTCTTTGACAACCTCGAGACCGAAGTCCGAAAAGGCCTCCGTGCTAAGTTTGGAAGCGACGAGAGCCTGACGTCTCTGTGGACCACCACCATGGAAGGG TTTCAGTGCTGCGGATACACGAACTACACCGACTTCTACAGCTCACCTTTCTACATCCAAAACAACGGATCCTATCCATCCCAGTGTTGCAACGGGACAGACGTCGGTGGCATGTGCAGCGAAGCGGCAGCAGAAACAGCCGCACATCTTCAG TTGGTTGATGGCTGCTTCAAAAAACTGCTGCAGCTGATTGAGGAAAATGCTTTGATAGTTGCAGTCGTGGCGCTCGGGATTGCCGCTCttgag ATTGCTGCCATGGTGGTTTCAATGGTTCTCTACAAGGATATTGGTAACAAAGCGTGA